Genomic window (Littorina saxatilis isolate snail1 unplaced genomic scaffold, US_GU_Lsax_2.0 scaffold_314, whole genome shotgun sequence):
aaaaaatattCTACCATACATAAAAACCAAATAAGCATTCAAAAACGCTCCACTCaaaaccatattccgcgtacccTAGGGCAACAACTCACAACGAAATCtctacttccatccccattttgaaataccgCAGCAACAGACTTCCAGAACTATATAACAcaatcatatgtgttctctgtttgcatgtctgttcAGTGTTTTGTCACCCCAAATACcatatcaactctacctgtcccaagataggccaattggtcctTAGAGGACGTAAAACCTAATTAGCCAGTCAATCCCTATCAATTTCTTTTTCAGCGGGCAAAACTAATGTGTCTTTATAAAtgctaacgcacatctttccaaTCAAAATCATGTGGTTTAGTTGTTGTATCGATGActttgtaggggaagggctcctaatatggaccggctcctaatatggaccacctcctgttctgacaaactaacggcgctagagcgctcaacaaagtttcattcgctgtattcaccctctctggataacttgcacatgtcaaaatagtgtcagaaacacaactctcaaaaccgttaggctttttctctttttatatttagtcaagtgtgtgtctgtgtgtgtgtgtgtgtttgtgtgtgtgtgtgtgtgtgtgtgtgtgtgtgtgtgtgtgtgtgtgtgtgtgtgtgcgttcactctaaatttgccgcctaaaacggactcgtttctgtccacagccaaagcttttatcacagaAAAATTGCCATacatgacagctaagaccgtatttgttacattttagcagtgttgaccccgagtttctactgcaaaacaaaacataatagcaaaatctcaaagtatgtgcgagtcccctaatatggaccaccttcaacaaatcgaagaaaataaaagctaaaggctattttcattatttcattaagaagcttgctggaaataacctataactagccctcgagatttaaaaaaaatataacaaatagtcttcttttcgtggaagttaataatttcacttattttcactctgtttttgataagcttctttaatttcctggtgtgcttcaaataatgctctcatcaacccgaaacagataaatctaaagcatattttaattagtctgacttgtacactaagttgtatcatgttattttgaagtataggggaaTTTTTACAGtaattcgtgaaggccgcttaactggtccatattaggcgcccaggctcctaatatggaccatttgtgattttttctgtatttaatttttgctgaatgtctatcaaagctatttcactctaattaggcctaacggttaacctaagagagaagaactaccaaacacaaaatgaaacttcttcgcaagaaaacaagctagttatcagcatgaaacaaaaagtggtccatattaggagcccttcccctaactGTTACAGATTGTATACCAAATGAGCATACTTGTGTAATTGTTGGTACATTTCTGCATAACGCCAGTGTacgtttgtttaaaaaaaaaaatatatatattttaacgTATGCCTCGGTatttttcttaaattttaatgaACTGCGGAATATTCAAAAACACCTTTTTTTGAGATGTTTGGATGTAAATTATGTTAGGTATTATCATAATTGTATTTTCAAAACATAACAGATTATGAGTGAGCCAATTGAACAATAACGAGACAAAACGCAGTAAAAAATGTTCTTCCTAATTTCGGGCACCACGGATAAAGGATCAGGCAGTGACTAAATTTCATATCCCGAAAAGAGTAACCAttcacaaggaacttagtcgataaacatcgacagggggccgactaatggtttaaatgtgaaatgtgtgcaTAATAAttggtgtgggtctgaaatgaagttaggtagtagttaacatttgttttgaatgattattggtattttgacaatgtgggtagcatggaaatgtaagcatttgaatgtaagtcttaggtaccattgtacccaggaagagagaccagagataggagtaggttgcaaaatagcttgtgtggtctttgggttttgtttttggaaagatattgtaaaagaaaaagaagacaattacagtaatgcaatatttattgtgaaaaccaacgattctacaaagaacatatgaagcaacattatgtctatgatggtgtgaagaaaattagttatgatttatactatcattatttagacttgagactgacagtgttgtgacgagcgttggctaatggtaacgagtacaaatgtgtgtagttgtggtgtgtgtatgtgtgtgtttgcgcgttggtttggattatgggtgtaatttgtaaaacagatgtgacagtaataatggagttcacatcagcgaggttagtttgaaatggaacacacgcacgtttttgaaaaaaccAATATGAcattttgaaccatgagatctttattaaataataaactgaacatcagcaaaacatcaaagcaattattaataaggtttgaaaagcttgacttactatgttaaatagtggattgaaggctgaaaacgtcatttacaaattacatctgagatagggagggcatgtgggggaagtgctgaaagtgtgaATGAgaataaatataaaaaaaatgctgagtgacaacagggaggtttaaaggctgcccttttcgtagcgttcattaattaattcctattgtttacatgtgccaataatgttataaaactgtacctaaggggatataataacgattggctgtagctttcgaacacagaaaaaattatttcagtattgcaaagtggttttgatagtgtcgaatgtaaacagaacagtctcaaagtgaaagtggatgttttccggaaattgcgaagttaacaagaatacagaaaagcgcgctttcctgcttagcacaatacgctaccgcgctaatctggcgtgtcaatatcactacgttttggacgtggaaggtgagcgatttccttcacgcggggattgacgacgctgtactgtctgtgttgacggtctaaaaatagcccaacctctgctttgagacacatgtttaccgccctcagctaattcaagaaatcacccccctcctgctaggtacacgtgcactcaagttaacctctgctttgacctgtgtgccaagagttagatgagagagagaaagcgagagagagagagagagacacacacacacacatagacagagacagacatagaaagacagaagcggagagactcagagggagacacagacaaagacatacatacagagagagacagagacagagacagagagagagagagagagagagagaggagagagagagagagagagagagagagagagagagagagagagagagagagagagagagagagaaatgtaactgatctcgtgagaacggttgaggccttgcaaggttttgacggcaacaataattattgtagttctctaagactttatttctgtttgatttgtaatatgttgggaagacatatttatcaattgatcaacaaaataaaacataatacaaaacgacacaacattgttaaaatcattattggccaacgttgaacctTTACGAAGACCTCAATCTTcccgcaccgtagaccagattagttggtgcttgattttggtattttgatttacataacgTTAagcctttcttggggttcatggtcatggcaacagccatattaatattatatgatgtataatattatatttcagcatatgtgaattacatgtcatcataccaaactgtcatacatttttattcctacattattctgattgatcacaaccaaacctactatcattggacacatccaaatgcaagcgcctgttcttgacaacttgccattgatctaaaaatatatttttagatcagtgcaacttgcttggatctcttgtttggcctgtaggtaaaatgtacaatgtattttctgatttgtgcacaaaagcttttctttttcttctaacATAACAATGtctaatgtcactgtatgtttgaaagaccatggtcacatttgtaaagcaactgttaaattagaaaataaataacattttggttcatgattttttcctacacctgtgctgaaaataagacataaaaatgttggtatataagtcactcaaatgcagtATAGTAtaaatggtttgagtttgttgcggttgaccctgcacagttcgacctatgatgttcttgttgaacaattttgtcgTCACACTAGGAATAGgctgacgtatttcacaacttcctgtgttacacaaactcagtgatgaccaattttgccttcacccctcccatagggtgacggatttcacaactttctactgatgaacaatgttgccttcacccctcccacagggtgacggatgtcacaacttcctgtgtacacaaactgatgacgtatttcacaacaaaatggcgctgcccatggtcaacctcgaaactatccgtatattatgggggccaggataATAAGCTAATTTGTCAAAACAAGTTTGCTTGTAATAACACCCAAAACAGGTTACACCAATGACCCTACGTTTTTTCATGCGCACAGACATTCAGAGCTTCTTCAGTTTTAGACTCTGCACGTGCAAACTTAACGCTGGATCTACCCCTTATAAAATTGATAATTAtggttttttaaagtttgatgCTTTAAGTACAAGGAGTGGTAAGGCCAGAAACAATAGTCAAACTACGGTGTAACGTGCTAATTTCTGTTATAACGCCTAGAATTTAAATATGGTGTCGGACAAAAACAGTACTGAATAAATTACtatgaatataattatatactgtGGTTGTGTAAATAAATCAACAGTCGAATTATGAACAGTCGAAGAAGATTGATAAATGAACAAAGGCGAACATAAAACAATGTTGACTACTTTACGGGTAATaaaacgaaacacacacacacacacacacacacacacacacatacacacacacacacacacgcacgcacacacacacacacacacacacacacacacacacatacacacacacacacacacacacacctaccttTCATGTTCTTTTAGATTAACGCTTCATTTTTCCCTTTGCAGATCCAATACGGTTACTTCTTGTTGGAAAAACGGGCAGCGGGAAAAGTGCCACTGGAAATACAATCCTGGGAAAGGAACTATTTAGTTCAACTGTGGGGTTTGAATCTGTGACAAGTGACTGCGAGTTTCAACGAGGATTTAACATGGATCGTAAAATAGAAGTAAGATTTAAGTAAGATATCATTGACAGCGGgaatcaatttttttttgtttgtttgtttgtttgcttaacgcccagccgaccacgaagggccatatcagggcggtgctgctttgacatataacgtgcgccacacacaagacagaagtcgcagcacaggcttcatgtctcacccagtcacattattctgacaccggaccaaccagtcctagcactaaccccataatgccagacgccaggcggagcagccactagattgccaattttaaagtcttaggtatgacccggccggggttcgaacccacgacctcccgatcacggggcggacgccttaccactaggctaaccgtgccggtcggAAATCAATTGAGCCACATTTTTGCTGTAAAGTGTAAAGCACTAGTGCTTGTTAAAGTGATCAGCATcattaaaattgattttttttctgtaagtTCAATAGGTGTGTATAAGCGAGTAACCAGCCTAGTATAGCTTTAAGCTCTTATTTAACATACATGCAGTACTCCCTTGACAATATGGTATCACGTGAAAGAGGAATGCAGACTCGTTTTAAATCGCCTGCTTCAGGTACTTAGACTGTGAATACGCAATTATGAAGCAAAAAGTTCCACATATTGTGAAAGTGTCATGCGGGAAAAAGCCCCTTGTTGCTAACATTTAAAAAACCCATTTTAATAAGCTAAGTGAGTATTACTGAATAAACTATCAAATAAGTAAAAGGTGTCACACAGCATGTGAAGATCTGTTTTGACTGCAGCACATGCCCTAAAAGCACCAGATTACATTACACATTGCATTACAGAACTTGCTTTACGGCATGCCGTGTTAACTTTTTGCGAATAATGTCAAATCTCCCAGAGGATGTTTCAAGTACAGCCTAATAAAACCAATCGACTTTGTACGATCTCTTTGCTCATCTATTAGGCCAGAAATAACAAACCAAATAAGGTTTAACGTGCTCATGTTTGATATGATTGAATCTTGATCATGAGAGATCAAACTTGTTCACAAAACGCTACTAAGGAAATTACTCAGATTCTACTGAATACATTCTGTGAATaaatcaacaaacaaatcatCAGATTTGAACAACactgatagagagagaaaaatataatTAAGTAAAAAACAACAGCTATTGTATTGGTAAATTTGAATAAAGacaattgtcatcattttcacgagttttcaatcaatcaatcaatcaatatgaggcttatatcgcgcgtattccgtgggtacagttctaagcgcagggatttattttttttgttttgtttatgcaatttatatcgcgcacatattccaggcgcagggatttatttatgccgtgtgagatggaattttttacacaatacatcacgcattcacataggccagcagatcgcagacatttcggcgcatatcctacttttcacggcctattattccaagtcacacgggtatttggtggacatttttagctatgcctatacaattttgccaggaaagacccttttgtcaatcgtgggatctttaacgtgcacccccaatgtagtgtacacgaagggacctcggtttttcgtctcatccgaaagactagcacttgaacccaccacctaggttaggaaaggggggagaaaatagcggcctgacccagggtcgaacacgcaacctctcgattccgagcgcaagtgcgttaccactcggccacccagtcccattcacaaacacctgggaaataaatgccatgttccccatgcaataaatcgaggtggtgaatgggtttgagctttcaggtgaaacgtggattgtcaaagtaaaagccaatcaggctgattgtttgatgtgtggaaccatcgcggctttggatttgtgtttccgaggacaacgattataagcattcactctcaaagacccaatcaatgttgataattaccgcggcgactcaaggtcaatttgcaacttatctctgtaatcgcaaaatccacaacgaaaagtcataaacacttaaaaagaaaagaaatatgcccAACAcatactgaactcacacgtaagatcgcagctctgtacattttcagactggaagaaaagcgtcaacaagctacgtttgacgtcacatacaaggttgacgtgttatctcgagctactgtgacgatgctttgtggcccggagatggattctaaaaattcgtctccctgtgggttattgtgcatttggttgcacaaccaaaatgatgacaaaaacgatgtttggtggcttgtcgtcagaccagcattgtgttgttggtcctcggggagcatatcgccttttgtctcatatttatcaaccgcggccttcggccttggtcgataaagatgaaacaaaagacgatatggtccccttggaccaacaaaaaagctggtctgtcaacaagccaccaaacatcttatattgtcatcattttcacgagttttcattcacaaacacctgggaaataaatctcatgttccccatggaataagttgcaggaagcaggttatacatggataatcaaaagcaaacccaatagaaacgctcggagattcttcggctcttttcattgtttgtttgtttgtttgcttaacgcccagccgaccacgaagggccatatcagggcggtgctgctttgacatataacgtgcgccacacacaagacagaagtcgcagcacaggcttcatgtctcacccagtcacattattctgaaaccggaccaaccagtcctagcactaaccccataatgccagacgccaggcggagcagccactggattgccaattttaaagtcttaggtatgacccggccggggttcgaacccacgacctcccgatcacagggcggacgccttataattaccactaggccaaccgtgccgatgGCTCTTTTctttggcgtttccccagacctaaacagacgacacgacactgctttgcaaagttccaaaaacgaactggcaaactggcaaaagtaaacaaaaaacaaaactacttcatgaaaggtcataaattcatcacacacaaatgaaacctaccgatatgttttgtcttcttacaaagtcatggagtgcgtgtatctgtgtgatacacagacgttcggagaaacacaaacgtcaagttcaagtcaaaccaaatgttgacccgtgcacaagacgttgtatcgataaacgaagcgcaaataagaaataataataaaagcaaagaaaatagcaacaagatatgcaaacatctaacaaagccgagcaagcagaatgacaggtctaatgaaaaacaaagaggcactgagtcggaaacaagatcgcaaTTCTTTCCTTCgttgcacgacgcaaatcttctgtgacctttgacccaacgtagcttccacattcgatcactaagcttaatatttacaactgaaagccgagggggtggaataccgagatgaacctacagaactgtgcatcctcaaacctgacatattcatcccaacattttatgaactcaaaaacacagaaagttgctttcacacgccagctttgattgccagtggttatcaaaacggaactcgtgtggttatcaaaacggaactcgtgtttcaaagcatggctccctgtgttgattgtgcacttattttctcactaccaaaatgatgacaaaaacgatgtttggtggtttgttgtcagaccagctttttttgtcggtcctctaggggcatatcgacttttgttttatatttattgaccgcggacttcggccttggtcaataaatatgaaacaaaagacgatatgctccccctcggaccgacaaaaaaaactgctctgtcaacaacccatcaaacatcttatattgtttaCCCACTTCGAAAACAAACTTTCAAGCACACAAGCGCAGCAAACaaacgttttgttttggtgGGGCTTCTTCTACCCCTACCCCAAACCATTATGATAGAAATCATGCTTTTATTTTGAAAACGTAGTTCTTGTGTAAGTTGAAGTAATGCTCGGTGAGAAAAATAATTAGAGAAGGAGGCAATAATGATTGTATAAGGCTTTAATAGATCTTTGGTTTGAGGCTTTTTGCACAAGAAAAAACACGAAATGAATTAGTAAAATTAATAAATAAGGTGTGATTATTGAACTTAAATACCTGTGCTTATTATTTTTCTCCAAGACTCACCTATTAGCGAATGATATATTTTCATATTATTTCCTGTTCTCATGGTTAGACTCCATATATAGTTTCATCATGCAGACAAGGTGTCAAAATACACTCAGGGTGAGGAGAAAACTTTCTTGTTCAAATCAATAATCAAACTTTGATTTAATTCGATAACTGCAATCTAGCAAAACACTAAGAATAACAATTTGCCTCTTATTCATTTTGTCTTGATTTGTATTCTTCAGGTCATGGATTCACCTGGGTTGTTCGACACTTCTAAGACACATGAAGAGGTTTCTTTTGTCATCGTCAAAGCAATTGCAGCGATGCACCCGGGACCTAACGCTATTTTATACGTGGTCAAAGTCGGTCGGTACACGGACGAGGAATTTAGAACATACGCCCGCCTAAAATCCCTTTTTGATGACGACGTCATCCGGCATATGATTGTTGTCTTTACTGGAGGTGATGAACTCGAAAAACATGGAAAAACGATCGATGATGTTGTGGCTGCTGCTCCGGAAAACCTCAAGACTGTGTTAGAGGAGTGTGAGTACAGACATGTCACATTCAGCAACTACGCCAATGATGAGAGCAAGAAATCACAAGTTGAACAACTGTTAAGAATGGTGCAAAGCGTCGTCATACAAAACGACAACACGCCTTATTCTTGCCCGAAATATTCTGTCATCGGTAACAGTATGGAAGAAGAAGTTGCAAGGAGACTAGAAGCTGCAGAAAAGAAAGAGTTGGAAGGAAAAATGTATGTACAAAAGCTACAAAGACAAAAAGACGAGATGAAGAAAGAGGTGATTGAACTGGAAGAAAGAGTCAAGTTGCTCAAAGGATGCATAAGCGAGTCATCACGAGAAAAGATCAACGAGAAAAACGGCCAACAAAAAACATACTGGCCAactcgtgaagatttgaaagacGGAGCACAAAATAACGGAACAACTTCCGATTTGCAGAACGACAAGAAAAGGCCGAAGCCAAACCAAGACCAAGAGCCTAACATGACTGAAACAGGGTCGAAAAATGAGGACATCGCATGGAAAGAGGGGAAGGAGCAAGGGAAGCCACAGGCCAAAAGAAGCAGACGAGATACAGAACACAAGGACGACAGAAACGCAAAATACCACGTGGAAATGAAACGGATGAAAGAGAGGGTTGTCAACAGAGAAGAGCCTACTTGGATGGGATGGGCAGTGATGGAAGTGTCTAGCGCCCTGTCTGGGGTTATTTAGgaggcctttttttttttactaactGTCAGCATGATTTTCTTACAACT
Coding sequences:
- the LOC138954589 gene encoding GTPase IMAP family member 7-like, whose translation is MHPGPNAILYVVKVGRYTDEEFRTYARLKSLFDDDVIRHMIVVFTGGDELEKHGKTIDDVVAAAPENLKTVLEECEYRHVTFSNYANDESKKSQVEQLLRMVQSVVIQNDNTPYSCPKYSVIGNSMEEEVARRLEAAEKKELEGKMYVQKLQRQKDEMKKEVIELEERVKLLKGCISESSREKINEKNGQQKTYWPTREDLKDGAQNNGTTSDLQNDKKRPKPNQDQEPNMTETGSKNEDIAWKEGKEQGKPQAKRSRRDTEHKDDRNAKYHVEMKRMKERVVNREEPTWMGWAVMEVSSALSGVI